The Oxalobacteraceae bacterium OTU3CINTB1 genome includes a window with the following:
- the ycaO gene encoding 30S ribosomal protein S12 methylthiotransferase accessory factor YcaO has product MTTDTTIPGKDSALETTIASLQATLARRRFRLTESTPIHEVHGIWSMQLKDDDCPLLVAHGKGATELAARASAYGAFVERLGTHDFWTRYHLGAARGEAALVHYPGERWFAPSADGSWPSGLLNPELHALYNPDGDIDAGVLVDLNSGNAGRGICALPYQRLRDSATVYIPVNLIGNLYASNGTAAGNTVNEARVQALSAIFERAIQFRVIGEGLCLPEVPDDVIARFPHIEAGIAGLRAAGFGVLVKDASLGGKYPVMNVTLIHPKDQGVITSYGAHPSLKIALGRALAGLPPGLSLDALEGYPEPSFDPDETDAAANLEAHFLGAGGVIAWDFLSDTSDYPFVDWNFSSTSGEDYRWLVDALHAEGKDIYVADFDEQGVHTCRIVVPDFSEIHPVEDLEWENDSVGNALRPLLARLHELSVQECTALLVELQTSNLDDERAVWEILGLAVPAGTPWKQLRIGELKTLLALVVGDEEAVLEGCNWIHHYGDLPRPRRLVYRCIESIVRLEEPENFRRALGLLYGAETLAMAEALLDGSERFFGLETLGPNFEGSALHQSLLAAYDKLFAPDAA; this is encoded by the coding sequence ATGACTACTGACACCACCATCCCGGGCAAAGACTCCGCCCTCGAAACCACCATCGCCAGCTTGCAGGCCACGCTGGCCAGGCGCCGCTTCCGGCTGACAGAATCGACGCCGATACACGAGGTCCACGGCATCTGGTCGATGCAGCTCAAGGACGACGACTGCCCGCTGCTGGTCGCGCACGGCAAGGGAGCGACCGAACTGGCCGCGCGCGCCAGCGCCTACGGCGCGTTCGTCGAACGGCTCGGCACCCACGACTTCTGGACCCGCTACCACCTGGGCGCCGCGCGCGGCGAAGCGGCGCTCGTGCACTACCCGGGCGAGAGATGGTTCGCGCCGAGCGCCGACGGCTCGTGGCCGTCCGGACTGCTCAACCCCGAGCTGCACGCGCTCTACAATCCAGACGGCGACATCGACGCCGGCGTGCTGGTCGACCTCAACTCCGGCAACGCCGGGCGCGGCATCTGTGCCCTGCCCTACCAGCGCCTGCGCGACAGCGCCACCGTCTACATCCCGGTCAACCTCATCGGGAACCTGTACGCCAGCAACGGCACGGCCGCCGGCAATACCGTCAACGAGGCGCGCGTGCAGGCGCTGTCGGCGATCTTCGAGCGCGCCATCCAGTTCCGCGTGATCGGCGAGGGCCTGTGCCTGCCGGAGGTGCCGGACGACGTCATCGCGCGCTTCCCCCACATCGAGGCTGGCATCGCCGGGCTGCGCGCGGCCGGTTTCGGCGTGCTGGTCAAGGATGCCTCGCTGGGCGGCAAATACCCGGTCATGAACGTCACGCTGATCCATCCGAAAGACCAGGGCGTGATCACCAGCTACGGCGCGCACCCGAGCCTGAAAATCGCACTGGGACGGGCGCTGGCCGGGCTGCCGCCGGGCCTGTCGCTCGACGCGCTCGAAGGTTACCCGGAGCCAAGCTTCGACCCTGACGAGACCGACGCCGCCGCCAACCTGGAGGCGCACTTCCTCGGTGCGGGCGGCGTGATCGCGTGGGACTTCCTGAGCGACACCTCGGACTATCCGTTCGTCGACTGGAACTTCAGCAGCACTAGCGGGGAGGACTACCGGTGGCTGGTCGACGCCTTGCACGCGGAGGGGAAGGATATCTACGTGGCCGACTTCGACGAGCAAGGCGTCCACACCTGCCGCATCGTGGTGCCGGACTTCTCCGAAATCCATCCGGTCGAGGACCTGGAGTGGGAGAACGACAGCGTCGGCAACGCGCTGCGACCGCTGCTGGCGCGCCTGCACGAGCTCAGCGTGCAGGAATGCACCGCCTTGCTGGTTGAGCTGCAGACCTCCAACCTGGACGACGAACGGGCGGTGTGGGAAATCCTCGGCCTCGCGGTGCCGGCCGGCACGCCGTGGAAACAGCTGCGCATCGGCGAGCTGAAAACCTTGCTGGCGTTGGTGGTGGGCGACGAGGAAGCGGTGCTAGAGGGTTGCAACTGGATCCACCATTATGGCGACCTGCCCAGGCCACGCCGGCTGGTGTACCGCTGCATCGAGAGCATCGTCAGGCTCGAGGAGCCGGAGAACTTCCGCCGCGCGCTGGGGCTGCTGTACGGCGCCGAGACCTTGGCGATGGCCGAGGCCCTGCTCGACGGTTCCGAACGCTTCTTCGGCCTGGAGACGCTGGGCCCGAACTTCGAAGGCAGCGCCCTGCATCAAAGCCTGCTGGCCGCCTACGACAAGCTGTTTGCGCCGGACGCGGCGTAA